The Amycolatopsis sp. DG1A-15b genome contains the following window.
CGTGCCGTTCCAGCGGGCCGCCGGTACCGGCACGGGCGCCGTCCGCGCCGGACGGGGCCGGTGGGTTTCCCAAGAGGTCAAGGAAACCGGCGAGCATCGGCGCCGAATCCCGGCGGTCCAGCTGCTGGGCGAGTTCGGCCGCGTCGATCGTCTTGAACGCGGCGGTCAGCGGGTTCGGCGCGGTCCGCAACGCGCGGACGGCGTCCAGGGCGACGAGCCGGAGGCGGTCGGCACCCGATGCGTGGCCGCCGTAGCCGCTCCAGCCTGCCTCGTAGCGGGCCATCCGGATCAGTTCGTCGAACTCGACGTCGCCGCTGGGTACCCCGGCCGAGGCGGCCACTTCGCCGACGGCGGCACGGGCGACCGCCAGCAACGCCTCGTCCTCGGCGCGATGCAGCGCGGCGGCGAGCACCGGGTGCCGGTACTCCAGCGACTCGAACCCGGGCGTCACCGGGTGCACGTCCTCGAGGTGTTCCGCGATCGGCGCGACGAGGACCTCGCCGGACAGCCAGTCTTCGCTGAACGGCTGCCCGGTGACCCGGGCGGCGAGCAGGAGCAGGCCCGTCCGCCGATGACCTGCCTCCCAGTCGATCTCGGCGACCAGCGGCGCCAGGCAATCGGGGTCCTCGCCGTCTTTCGCCGAGCCGGCGCCCGCTTCGAACGCCGTCTTGATGCGGCCGTCGGCGGCGTAGCTGAACCTGGTCAGTGCCTCGACGTTCCAGAAGGCGCTCACCGTCTCGCCCAGCCGCGACACCCGGCGCAGGACCTCGGGCCGCGAGCCCTGGAAGCCGTTGGTTTCGACCGCGACGACGTACTCGCCCCGGCGGCACACCGCGACCGCGTACGCCTGGCCGAGCTCGTCCCCTGCCTCCGCGAACGAGACGGTCCGGGCCTCGCCCGCCATGCCGCCGAAGCCGCGCACCACGGCGTCCACGTCCGTCGTCTTCACCATGGTCACACAGGCGGCTTCACCCAGCGGGCTCGTCGACAGCCAGTCGAAATCGTCCTCGGTCACCACTCCTTTCTAGCGGCCCTTTCAGAGCCGCGAAACCTGGTAGTGGGCGATCAGCCAGCGGTCACCGGCGCGGCGGACGACCACGCTCAGGTGGACCGGGAGCGTCGGCCGATCGGTGAAGCCGAAGTCGACACTGGCATATCCGAGGACCACGTCTTCGGCCAAGCGGCGGCTCTCCACGATCCGGTAGTCCGCCGTCATGCCCCGTGGCTGGGAGTCGTAGTACGCCGCCACGCTTTCCCGGCCCACGCTGTACGGGTGCAGGCCCTGGAAGATCGCGTCCTCGGTGAAGATCTCCGCGACGCGCTCGGGCTCGTGCGCGTCGACCGCCGCCTTCCAGGCGTCCAGCACGGCGCTGAGGATTTCGGTGCTCATGTGTCAATGCCCCGCGCTCTGGCCGCCGTCGACGTGCAGGATTTCGCCGGTGACGAACGGGGCGCCTTCCAGGTAGACGACCGCGTCGACGATGTCGCCCGGGTCGCCGATCCGCCCGACCGGGTGCAGGGCGGCCAGGGCGTCGTGCGTCGAAGCCGGGTGCATCGGCGTGCGGATGATGCCCGGAGACACGGCGTTCACGCGGACGCCGCGGGTGGCGTACTCGACGGCCAGGGACTTCGTCA
Protein-coding sequences here:
- a CDS encoding DUF6461 domain-containing protein codes for the protein MTEDDFDWLSTSPLGEAACVTMVKTTDVDAVVRGFGGMAGEARTVSFAEAGDELGQAYAVAVCRRGEYVVAVETNGFQGSRPEVLRRVSRLGETVSAFWNVEALTRFSYAADGRIKTAFEAGAGSAKDGEDPDCLAPLVAEIDWEAGHRRTGLLLLAARVTGQPFSEDWLSGEVLVAPIAEHLEDVHPVTPGFESLEYRHPVLAAALHRAEDEALLAVARAAVGEVAASAGVPSGDVEFDELIRMARYEAGWSGYGGHASGADRLRLVALDAVRALRTAPNPLTAAFKTIDAAELAQQLDRRDSAPMLAGFLDLLGNPPAPSGADGARAGTGGPLERHAWITDHWLGLAASITYARNAPPDTVAAAFGAIPFGAGPVSLTDTEQVALRRENDWTIAIAFNRSPFAHRLVDTLRPHTTVLNIGWETRGNKLAYYARPGHDVAVIRPGQGDVPAPLAPFTTSLPAPAGNAAAWLLALGEAVTGIAFTPEGLDAHHTLLRPG
- a CDS encoding SgcJ/EcaC family oxidoreductase; the encoded protein is MSTEILSAVLDAWKAAVDAHEPERVAEIFTEDAIFQGLHPYSVGRESVAAYYDSQPRGMTADYRIVESRRLAEDVVLGYASVDFGFTDRPTLPVHLSVVVRRAGDRWLIAHYQVSRL